One window of the Cryptomeria japonica chromosome 7, Sugi_1.0, whole genome shotgun sequence genome contains the following:
- the LOC131040240 gene encoding L-type lectin-domain containing receptor kinase SIT2-like encodes MSVCVLMILVLHVFLPAQAQTSFRFNRFNASTLYQVEYSSIRSGAICLTNQSQRVSGRVLYPQPVRMKDPSSTNTSSSFSTTFVFAMVPYSSDPSLSGHGMAFLITPSKSHVQNSSIQYLGLLNNSNIGNSDNHLFAIELDTVESSDVQDINDNHVGVDLNDLKSEKSENAGYWTGNQFHEQDLNSGQNIQAWIDYDHTQQQLNVTIVEAGLPRPQKPLISLKNMTLSDIFEEEMYIGFSASTGAIAEDHCVLAWSFSTNGSAPELDVSHLPSLIRRKKSNSRLIAVISTTLVLVLLLFAAAAFLWKRNRDRDAREEWEMEYWPHRFDYKELHIATKGFRDDQVLGSGGFGQVYKGVLPSNGQDVAVKSIFRESTEGLKEFIAEISSLGRLQHRNLLQVRGYCRRGSQLFIVYDYMPNGSLDKMIFHKTKSLLAWAQRYRILRDVGAGLLYLHEEWEKRVVHRDIKSSNVLLDSELIAKLGDFGLARLYEHTGDPQTTGVMGTPGYIAPEVVHTGKAAPSADVFSFGIVMLEVACGRKPVDSSLDASQIVMLDWVRELHSKGRLMDAADANLGGEYVEDEMEKVLKLGLVCCNPQPEARPTTRQVLQIIEGEAFLPTLHPYETSEGSSSYRSIGISFASTSNSREGRSFSSKKSGKSQ; translated from the coding sequence ATGTCTGTGTGTGTCCTGATGATCCTTGTGCTGCATGTATTTCTTCCAGCACAAGCACAGACAAGTTTCCGCTTCAACAGATTCAATGCATCCACCCTTTATCAGGTCGAATATTCTTCAATCCGCTCCGGTGCCATCTGCCTCACAAATCAATCACAACGCGTGTCTGGCCGAGTTTTATATCCTCAGCCTGTGCGGATGAAGGATCCCAGTTCCACAAATACAAGCTCATCCTTCAGCACCACCTTCGTATTCGCCATGGTTCCTTATTCTTCCGATCCTTCACTCAGCGGGCATGGAATGGCCTTTCTCATAACGCCCAGCAAGTCACATGTGCAAAATTCATCAATTCAGTACCTCGGTTTGTTAAATAATTCAAACATCGGGAATTCTGACAATCATCTCTTTGCCATCGAGCTCGACACAGTCGAAAGCAGCGATGTCCAGGACATTAACGACAATCATGTCGGTGTGGATCTTAATGACCTCAAGTCTGAAAAATCTGAGAATGCGGGGTACTGGACTGGCAACCAATTTCATGAACAAGATCTTAACAGTGGACAAAATATTCAGGCTTGGATCGATTACGATCATACCCAACAGCAATTGAATGTTACAATAGTAGAAGCTGGTTTACCTCGACCCCAAAAGCCTCTTATATCTCTCAAAAATATGACCCTGTCTGACATTTTCGAAGAAGAAATGTACATTGGTTTCTCTGCATCAACTGGAGCCATCGCTGAAGATCACTGTGTCCTGGCTTGGAGCTTCAGCACAAATGGATCCGCGCCTGAGCTGGATGTATCTCACCTTCCTTCCCTTATTAGGCGCAAGAAATCCAACTCGAGACTGATAGCTGTTATTAGTACAACTCTGGTACTCGTGTTGCTTTTGTTTGCAGCAGCGGCTTTTCTATGGAAGAGAAACAGGGACAGAGATGCTAGAGAAGAATGGGAAATGGAGTATTGGCCTCACCGTTTTGACTACAAAGAGTTACATATTGCAACCAAGGGCTTCCGAGACGATCAAGTTCTGGGCTCTGGAGGCTTCGGACAGGTGTACAAAGGAGTGCTCCCTAGTAATGGCCAGGATGTTGCTGTAAAATCCATCTTTAGAGAAAGCACTGAAGGCCTCAAGGAATTCATAGCAGAGATTTCAAGTCTCGGGCGTTTACAGCACCGGAATCTCTTACAAGTCAGAGGCTACTGTAGGAGAGGATCACAGTTATTCATAGTGTACGACTACATGCCAAATGGAAGCCTGGACAAGATGATATTTCACAAGACGAAGAGCTTGCTTGCATGGGCTCAGAGGTATAGAATTCTGAGGGACGTGGGGGCAGGATTGCTGTATCTTCACGAAGAGTGGGAGAAAAGGGTAGTGCACAGAGACATCAAATCTAGCAATGTTTTGCTGGATTCTGAGCTCATTGCAAAGCTGGGAGACTTCGGGCTTGCTCGTCTGTACGAACATACAGGAGACCCACAAACTACTGGAGTTATGGGTACGCCTGGTTACATCGCCCCGGAGGTCGTACACACAGGAAAGGCCGCTCCCAGCGCAGATGTGTTCAGCTTTGGTATTGTAATGTTGGAGGTTGCCTGCGGGAGGAAGCCTGTGGATTCATCTCTCGATGCTTCCCAGATCGTCATGTTGGACTGGGTGAGAGAGCTCCATTCTAAAGGCCGGCTCATGGATGCAGCAGATGCCAATCTTGGTGGCGAATATGTTGAAGATGAGATGGAGAAGGTGCTCAAATTGGGACTGGTGTGTTGCAATCCTCAGCCGGAGGCGAGACCTACCACCAGACAGGTATTGCAGATAATTGAAGGGGAGGCGTTTCTTCCTACTTTACATCCATATGAGACGAGTGAAGGGAGCAGTTCATATCGAAGTATAGGAATTTCTTTTGCCTCGACTTCCAATTCTAGAGAAGGACGATCATTTAGTAGTAAAAAATCTGGAAAATCTCAATAA